A DNA window from Catenulispora sp. MAP5-51 contains the following coding sequences:
- a CDS encoding carbohydrate ABC transporter permease, with protein MRSDPVKHAHKPGPASTIIGIALLALMLFPVYWMVNASLQPAGNPLQGGWFPFHPDFSGYAIALHDQGRNLVTSFVVALGSTALSLGLATPAAYAMAHFRLRATNLLLFGTLLTQMVPGIVVANALYGAYNELGLLNSYPGLILADSTAGVPFAIIIMRSFMLGIPREIIEAARVDGAGRLRTFHSVVLPVSRNALITAGIFTFLFAWSDFLFALTLTTTDAVRPVTVGVYQYIGAHASQWNAIMATAVLASVPAAVLLVVVQRYVADGVTGGAVK; from the coding sequence ATGAGAAGCGATCCCGTGAAGCATGCGCACAAGCCCGGCCCGGCGTCCACGATCATAGGCATCGCCCTGCTCGCGCTGATGCTGTTCCCCGTGTACTGGATGGTGAACGCATCGCTCCAACCCGCAGGTAATCCCCTACAGGGAGGCTGGTTCCCCTTCCATCCGGACTTCAGTGGTTATGCCATCGCCTTGCACGACCAGGGACGCAATCTCGTCACCAGCTTCGTCGTGGCACTCGGCAGCACCGCGCTCAGTCTCGGGCTCGCGACTCCGGCGGCTTACGCGATGGCCCATTTCCGCCTCCGAGCGACCAATCTCCTGCTCTTCGGTACTCTGCTCACGCAGATGGTGCCCGGCATTGTCGTGGCCAACGCGCTCTACGGTGCCTACAACGAGCTTGGGCTCCTCAACTCCTACCCCGGACTGATTCTCGCCGACTCCACCGCCGGCGTCCCCTTCGCCATCATCATCATGCGTTCGTTCATGCTCGGCATCCCCCGCGAGATCATCGAGGCCGCGCGAGTGGACGGAGCAGGAAGGCTGCGCACCTTCCACTCGGTGGTGCTCCCGGTCAGCCGGAACGCTTTGATCACCGCCGGCATCTTCACTTTCCTCTTCGCCTGGAGTGACTTCCTCTTCGCCCTCACGCTGACCACCACCGATGCCGTGCGACCGGTCACGGTGGGCGTCTATCAATACATCGGAGCTCATGCGAGCCAGTGGAACGCGATCATGGCCACGGCCGTCCTGGCATCGGTGCCGGCGGCCGTGCTGCTCGTCGTCGTCCAGCGCTACGTCGCCGACGGCGTTACCGGCGGAGCGGTCAAGTAA
- a CDS encoding carbohydrate ABC transporter permease, with product MFILPAVAYLLMFFGYPIAKNVVMSFQQYTTATFYTGVAPFVGMRNYSKVLSSDLFSKELLTTLLFTFCSIFGQFTVGLAFAIFFQRRFPLSRVLRSLLLLPWLLPLVVSGTTWRWMLDPDTGVVNRTLRGLHLMSSGVPWLTGTSQALVSVILVNVWVGIPFNTAVLYGGLQDIPTHLYEAAKLDGAGPLASFRHVTWPLLRPVVTVVLVLGVIYTVKVLDIILVVTSGGPADATETLATQSYKLSFQQFEFGRGAAMSTILIVISLLFAILYLHANRRTQNA from the coding sequence ATGTTCATCTTGCCCGCGGTGGCGTACCTGCTCATGTTCTTCGGCTACCCGATCGCCAAGAACGTCGTGATGAGCTTTCAGCAGTACACGACCGCGACGTTCTACACCGGCGTCGCGCCGTTCGTGGGGATGCGGAACTACTCGAAGGTCCTTTCGTCGGACCTGTTCTCCAAGGAACTGCTCACCACGCTCCTTTTCACCTTCTGCTCAATATTCGGGCAGTTCACAGTCGGCCTGGCTTTCGCCATCTTCTTTCAGCGCAGGTTTCCCCTCAGCCGCGTTCTCCGGTCGCTGCTGTTGCTGCCCTGGCTGCTGCCACTGGTGGTGTCCGGTACGACGTGGAGGTGGATGCTCGATCCCGACACGGGGGTCGTCAACCGCACGCTGCGCGGGCTGCACCTCATGTCGTCAGGCGTTCCCTGGCTCACTGGCACCTCACAGGCGTTGGTGTCGGTGATCCTCGTCAACGTATGGGTCGGAATCCCGTTCAACACCGCGGTTCTGTATGGCGGCCTGCAGGACATCCCAACGCATCTGTACGAAGCGGCAAAACTGGACGGTGCCGGCCCGTTGGCATCGTTCCGCCATGTCACCTGGCCGCTGCTGCGCCCCGTCGTGACCGTCGTCCTGGTGCTGGGCGTGATCTATACGGTCAAGGTGCTGGACATCATCCTGGTCGTGACAAGCGGCGGACCGGCGGACGCCACGGAGACTTTGGCCACGCAATCCTACAAACTGTCGTTTCAGCAGTTCGAGTTCGGCCGTGGTGCCGCGATGAGCACCATACTCATCGTCATCTCACTGCTCTTCGCGATCCTCTATCTGCATGCCAACCGCCGCACTCAAAACGCATGA
- a CDS encoding extracellular solute-binding protein yields MSPARLPARRTAAYLTGILALASAATGCGNGTGAASSAGKATSITALDYYTDETEHAQWGALLAACGKTAGVTVEQTSVPGAALIPKVLQQASSRTLPDLLMLDNPDLQEIAQTGALTPLDQYGIDSSGFAKGILSAGTYEGKVYGLAPDVSTVALFYNKDMLAKAGVAVPRTWDELKSAAAKLTRPGRYGMAVDANATFEGTWQFLPFLWSNGGDEKELDTPQAAQALQLWVDLVKSGSMSKSVLNWTQADVHDQFVTGRTAMMINGPWRIAALNKDQSLHWGVAPIPVPIAGQTPVMPLGGEVWAVPQNASRDRQVKAAKVLACLNDPANMLASAEEHFTVPSRSAVAAQYAEQVPSAAAFVDSVNLARARTGELGVDWPKAATGIYTAIQSALTGEQTPEEALKHAQQIATGS; encoded by the coding sequence ATCTCACCGGCCAGACTCCCGGCGCGGCGGACCGCCGCCTATCTGACTGGAATCCTTGCCCTCGCATCGGCTGCCACAGGGTGCGGTAATGGGACCGGGGCCGCGTCCTCCGCAGGTAAGGCCACCTCCATCACGGCGCTCGACTACTACACCGACGAAACCGAACATGCTCAATGGGGCGCATTGCTCGCCGCCTGCGGTAAGACCGCCGGCGTCACGGTCGAGCAGACAAGCGTTCCCGGGGCGGCGCTCATACCCAAGGTTCTTCAGCAGGCTTCCTCCCGGACTCTTCCCGACCTGTTGATGCTGGACAATCCCGATCTGCAGGAGATCGCGCAGACCGGAGCGCTGACTCCGCTGGACCAGTACGGAATCGACTCCAGCGGCTTCGCCAAGGGCATCCTTTCTGCTGGCACCTATGAGGGAAAGGTGTACGGACTGGCACCTGACGTCAGCACTGTCGCGCTCTTCTACAACAAGGACATGCTTGCCAAGGCCGGTGTCGCCGTACCGAGGACTTGGGACGAACTGAAGTCGGCGGCGGCCAAGCTGACCCGTCCCGGGCGCTACGGAATGGCGGTGGATGCGAACGCCACTTTCGAGGGAACCTGGCAGTTTCTGCCGTTCCTGTGGTCCAACGGCGGGGATGAGAAGGAACTGGACACTCCACAGGCGGCGCAGGCGCTACAACTGTGGGTCGATCTGGTGAAGAGCGGATCCATGTCGAAGTCCGTGCTGAACTGGACACAGGCCGACGTCCACGACCAATTCGTCACCGGCCGGACAGCCATGATGATCAACGGCCCTTGGCGGATCGCGGCCCTGAACAAGGACCAGAGTCTGCATTGGGGGGTGGCGCCCATCCCCGTCCCCATAGCGGGACAGACCCCAGTCATGCCCCTCGGTGGCGAGGTGTGGGCAGTCCCGCAGAACGCTTCCAGAGATCGGCAGGTGAAGGCGGCGAAGGTTCTCGCCTGCCTGAACGATCCCGCGAACATGCTCGCATCCGCCGAAGAGCACTTCACCGTGCCCTCCCGCTCCGCGGTAGCTGCCCAGTACGCAGAGCAGGTCCCGTCGGCGGCCGCCTTCGTCGACAGCGTGAACCTGGCGCGCGCACGTACCGGCGAACTCGGCGTCGATTGGCCCAAAGCAGCGACCGGAATCTACACGGCCATTCAGTCCGCACTGACGGGCGAGCAGACCCCAGAGGAAGCACTCAAGCATGCACAGCAGATCGCGACCGGGTCCTGA
- a CDS encoding alpha/beta hydrolase, with protein MSHASEGVWLGTHHIQSEVTDMHESTQTAPTIVLVHGAFTGASSWAGVISLLHAAGLKVRAPANPLRGLAQDAAYISRALCEIDGPVVLVGHDYSGAIITHAATNADNVVALCYIAAFGLDTGENVIDVTNRFAPAPATDAIRTTALLDQIPGGQEDELYIRREQFPEVYAADLPATVTDVLSVAQRPIACSALTGRSGPPAWASKPSWYGIATADKLINPTAQRFMAQRMAATEHVLHGSHAVVLSQPAAVVAMIREAAQGGSGRSI; from the coding sequence ATGTCCCATGCGTCCGAAGGCGTTTGGCTCGGGACACATCACATACAGTCGGAGGTCACCGACATGCACGAATCTACCCAAACGGCGCCTACCATCGTGCTCGTGCATGGGGCGTTCACCGGCGCCTCGTCCTGGGCGGGAGTCATCAGCCTCCTGCACGCCGCCGGACTGAAAGTGCGCGCGCCAGCGAACCCGTTGCGTGGTCTGGCCCAGGACGCTGCCTACATCAGTCGTGCGTTGTGCGAGATCGACGGACCAGTCGTGCTGGTCGGTCACGACTACAGCGGCGCGATCATCACCCACGCCGCCACGAACGCGGACAACGTCGTGGCCTTGTGCTACATCGCGGCGTTCGGCCTCGACACGGGTGAAAACGTCATCGACGTCACGAACCGTTTCGCCCCCGCACCAGCAACCGACGCGATCCGCACCACCGCCTTGCTCGACCAGATTCCAGGCGGCCAGGAAGATGAGCTGTACATCCGGCGGGAACAGTTCCCGGAGGTGTACGCCGCTGACCTTCCGGCAACCGTCACGGATGTGCTGTCAGTGGCACAGCGTCCGATTGCCTGTAGCGCGCTGACCGGTAGGTCGGGTCCGCCAGCCTGGGCCTCCAAGCCGTCCTGGTATGGCATCGCGACTGCCGACAAACTGATCAACCCCACAGCTCAGCGCTTCATGGCGCAACGCATGGCGGCCACCGAACACGTTCTGCACGGTTCACACGCCGTTGTCCTGTCGCAGCCCGCCGCCGTGGTGGCGATGATTCGGGAAGCCGCCCAGGGCGGATCGGGAAGATCCATATAA
- a CDS encoding helix-turn-helix transcriptional regulator translates to MKGAGELISHDSLSRSGLRGRELELEALQTLIASVAHTGSSGLALIRGEPGIGKTTLLTEALARAGATGFSVGFGKADELHSMMPLSSLAACVLHGAEPLLSDDVFLDIARHHDQRIWLVERVAEAIEGRTKSGPVLIALDDAQWADPLSRFTLKQLPARLATSPVLWILTTREDPAGLADEVVAAAADNLPTVTVPLGPLSSAAMGQLAGDALGTAVDVRVLDLLDGAGGNPFLAVEMLTGLDTAETSDGLVPPGLVVGVRGRLRSLKPGTLRFLQMGAVLGRGFGFHEAAALCGEPTTALIPALEEAVHAGLLDDDGDQLVFRHDLLRQAVYVDIPPSARKALHRETARHLARAGRKPIDVVPHILRGAVPGDEEAVALLRCAADDVLPVAPGLAADLMTRALELAPPAQPLWFDVGEQAIVCLSRAGRNREAVSTGDRLLARQPSLETFSRLQAALGGALWNMDLAEELRRRVEATLTVGGAAPAEAARLTALRALALSRGRDLVAAREVGETALRAATATGDRKAHVLALSGLGEIAQNAGENAAALECFAALTAVDSAFLPEQIVAHLHVDDFASGEQLLLHASHNAGPMRQAMMLWAQGQYDLGLGRLDDADADFVTMERLEDDVQVPVQQVNGRVIRSWIALLRGEQEAAREHLAAAQERLAVKPNPGNTAAVRFLEAIHAEVDGDLRLAVDKIRQVQHEGPFMRWRLLRNSVGSAIRIALSSSDHDLAEDLAAQAGAYAERNPAVPTARGIAAQAIGLVKNDLAMLEQSVELLKASPRPLLRAAAAVDLGQAFLAQGRRLQAAAALTDAREIFAGSGAHAAAACVQQDLDGAQCGSRRSGSATAPRPVQGWAALTASEKKVARLIAEGHTNRSAADFLVVSPHTVNTHLTSAFRKLSVNSRVQLANFVMAMPDT, encoded by the coding sequence ATGAAAGGGGCAGGCGAGTTGATATCGCATGATTCACTGTCCCGTAGCGGTCTGCGCGGCCGGGAACTCGAGCTCGAAGCGCTTCAGACACTGATCGCCTCGGTGGCCCACACTGGAAGCAGCGGGCTGGCGTTGATCCGGGGGGAACCGGGGATCGGCAAGACCACGCTGCTCACCGAGGCGCTGGCACGGGCCGGCGCAACGGGGTTCTCGGTCGGTTTCGGCAAGGCCGACGAGCTGCACAGCATGATGCCGCTCTCATCGCTGGCAGCCTGCGTCTTGCACGGCGCGGAGCCACTGCTGTCCGACGACGTCTTCCTCGACATCGCCCGCCATCACGACCAGCGGATCTGGTTGGTCGAGCGGGTCGCGGAGGCGATCGAAGGCCGGACGAAAAGCGGGCCGGTGCTGATCGCGTTGGACGATGCGCAGTGGGCCGATCCGCTGAGCCGATTCACGTTGAAGCAGCTACCGGCGCGGCTCGCGACTTCGCCGGTTCTGTGGATCCTCACCACTCGGGAAGATCCCGCCGGCCTGGCCGATGAGGTCGTCGCCGCCGCGGCGGACAACCTTCCGACGGTCACCGTGCCGTTGGGTCCGCTGTCCAGTGCGGCCATGGGCCAACTGGCCGGTGACGCACTCGGGACGGCGGTCGACGTGCGGGTACTCGACTTGCTCGACGGAGCCGGCGGGAACCCGTTCCTCGCAGTGGAGATGCTCACCGGACTGGACACAGCTGAGACCTCGGACGGACTCGTGCCCCCGGGGCTGGTAGTGGGTGTGCGCGGCAGACTCCGGTCGTTGAAGCCCGGAACGTTGCGCTTCCTTCAGATGGGCGCGGTGCTCGGGCGCGGCTTCGGTTTCCACGAGGCCGCCGCGTTGTGTGGCGAACCGACCACCGCACTGATCCCGGCACTCGAGGAAGCCGTGCACGCCGGCCTCCTGGACGATGACGGCGATCAGCTGGTCTTCCGCCACGACCTGCTGCGTCAGGCGGTCTACGTCGACATCCCGCCGTCGGCCCGTAAGGCTCTGCATCGGGAGACGGCCCGCCACCTCGCTCGCGCAGGCCGGAAGCCCATCGACGTGGTGCCGCACATTCTCAGAGGGGCTGTGCCCGGAGACGAGGAAGCCGTCGCGCTACTGCGGTGCGCTGCCGACGACGTACTGCCGGTCGCCCCTGGCCTCGCAGCCGACCTGATGACGCGCGCTCTGGAATTGGCGCCACCAGCACAGCCGCTGTGGTTCGACGTAGGTGAGCAGGCGATCGTCTGTCTGTCACGTGCCGGCCGGAACCGAGAAGCGGTGTCGACCGGCGACCGGCTCCTCGCCCGCCAACCATCGCTGGAGACGTTCAGTCGGCTACAGGCCGCCCTCGGCGGCGCGTTGTGGAACATGGATCTCGCCGAGGAGCTGCGCCGCAGAGTCGAGGCAACCCTCACAGTCGGAGGTGCCGCCCCGGCGGAGGCGGCCAGGCTGACCGCCCTGCGAGCGCTGGCTTTGTCCAGGGGACGCGACCTGGTCGCGGCACGCGAGGTCGGCGAGACCGCGCTGCGCGCCGCCACTGCCACCGGCGACCGGAAGGCACACGTCTTGGCTCTGTCCGGACTCGGTGAGATCGCCCAGAACGCAGGAGAGAACGCGGCGGCGCTGGAGTGCTTCGCCGCGCTCACTGCCGTCGATTCCGCTTTCCTTCCCGAACAGATCGTCGCGCACCTCCACGTGGACGACTTCGCGTCAGGAGAGCAGCTGCTTCTGCATGCCTCGCACAATGCCGGGCCGATGCGCCAGGCGATGATGCTGTGGGCACAGGGCCAGTACGATCTGGGGCTCGGCCGGCTCGACGACGCCGACGCCGACTTCGTGACCATGGAACGTCTGGAAGACGACGTGCAGGTGCCCGTTCAGCAGGTGAACGGCCGCGTCATCCGTTCTTGGATCGCTCTGTTACGCGGAGAGCAGGAAGCAGCCCGGGAGCACCTGGCGGCGGCGCAAGAACGACTGGCGGTCAAACCGAACCCAGGCAACACGGCCGCTGTGCGCTTTCTGGAAGCGATCCACGCCGAGGTCGATGGGGATCTGAGGCTAGCCGTCGACAAGATTCGGCAGGTGCAGCATGAAGGTCCCTTCATGCGCTGGCGACTGCTGCGCAACTCGGTCGGTTCCGCGATACGCATAGCCCTCAGCAGCTCTGACCACGATCTCGCCGAAGACTTGGCCGCACAAGCCGGAGCCTACGCCGAACGCAACCCGGCCGTGCCCACAGCCAGAGGCATCGCGGCGCAGGCGATCGGGCTCGTGAAGAATGATCTGGCGATGCTCGAACAATCCGTGGAGCTGTTGAAGGCAAGCCCTCGTCCGCTGCTGCGGGCCGCCGCCGCCGTTGATCTCGGGCAGGCGTTCCTGGCACAAGGCCGGAGGCTTCAGGCAGCGGCCGCCTTGACTGACGCCCGTGAAATCTTCGCCGGGTCAGGCGCACACGCCGCGGCTGCCTGCGTACAACAGGATCTGGACGGCGCACAGTGCGGTAGTCGGCGGTCAGGGTCTGCTACGGCTCCGCGCCCGGTACAAGGATGGGCGGCCCTCACAGCCTCGGAGAAGAAAGTCGCACGCCTCATCGCAGAGGGCCACACCAACCGTTCAGCCGCCGATTTTCTCGTCGTATCCCCCCACACCGTCAACACTCACCTGACCTCTGCCTTCCGTAAGTTGTCGGTCAACTCCCGGGTACAACTTGCGAACTTTGTTATGGCGATGCCGGATACGTGA
- a CDS encoding alpha/beta fold hydrolase — protein MVSKKKARWTALAAACAVAGTVALTTDSSATAAVPGTAVAQHHAKPTIVLVHGAWADASSWNAVIARLQQAGYTVYAPPNPLRGVDTDAKTVADFVNTIPGPVVLVGHSYGGFVITNAATQTPNVKALVYDDAYIPDRGETVFQINAAQPGSCVTADPTTFLNLVPYPGGPTGDVDAYLKDAPNGSYKGFDACFANGVSADQARLLVTGQRPFAVSTGSEPSGVPAWKTLPSWAVVGTQDHVIPPAELLAMAQRAGSHIVQVPAGHLSLITQPKAVTDTIIKAARSLG, from the coding sequence ATGGTGTCCAAGAAGAAAGCCCGGTGGACCGCACTGGCGGCTGCCTGCGCGGTGGCCGGCACAGTCGCCCTGACCACTGACTCCTCGGCGACTGCCGCGGTACCGGGCACCGCGGTCGCCCAGCACCACGCCAAGCCGACGATCGTGTTGGTCCACGGAGCGTGGGCCGACGCCTCAAGTTGGAACGCGGTGATCGCCCGCCTCCAGCAGGCCGGCTACACCGTCTACGCGCCGCCGAACCCGCTGCGCGGCGTCGACACCGACGCGAAGACCGTCGCCGACTTCGTCAACACGATCCCGGGCCCCGTCGTCCTGGTCGGCCACTCCTACGGCGGCTTCGTCATCACCAACGCCGCGACGCAGACCCCGAATGTCAAGGCCCTGGTCTACGACGACGCGTACATCCCCGACCGTGGCGAGACCGTGTTCCAGATCAACGCCGCCCAGCCCGGCTCGTGCGTCACCGCCGATCCGACGACGTTCCTGAACCTGGTCCCGTACCCGGGCGGTCCGACCGGCGACGTAGACGCCTACCTCAAGGACGCTCCGAACGGAAGCTACAAGGGCTTCGACGCCTGCTTCGCCAACGGAGTGTCCGCCGACCAAGCGCGCCTGCTCGTCACCGGCCAGCGGCCCTTCGCCGTCAGCACCGGCTCGGAGCCCTCCGGCGTCCCGGCGTGGAAGACGCTGCCGTCGTGGGCTGTCGTGGGGACGCAGGACCACGTCATCCCACCGGCTGAGTTGCTCGCCATGGCCCAGCGGGCCGGTTCGCACATCGTGCAGGTCCCGGCCGGCCACCTTTCTCTGATCACCCAGCCCAAGGCGGTCACCGACACGATCATCAAGGCGGCTCGGTCTCTCGGCTGA
- a CDS encoding WhiB family transcriptional regulator has protein sequence MKPLNARPLLDDWGWQVQAACRGMAVSVFFSPHYERGDSRQRREQRAKAICRECPVRQRCAAFALRTGQAFGVWGGLTEADRGYTRRPA, from the coding sequence ATGAAGCCTTTGAACGCCAGGCCCCTGCTCGACGACTGGGGCTGGCAAGTACAGGCGGCGTGCCGCGGCATGGCCGTCTCGGTGTTCTTCTCCCCGCATTACGAGCGGGGAGACTCCCGCCAGCGCCGGGAACAGCGAGCCAAAGCGATTTGCCGCGAATGCCCGGTCCGGCAGCGGTGCGCTGCCTTCGCACTGCGCACCGGCCAGGCTTTCGGAGTCTGGGGCGGTCTGACCGAGGCTGACCGCGGATACACCCGGCGCCCGGCCTGA
- a CDS encoding ferritin-like domain-containing protein, giving the protein MSSQPRLHQRSAETQQFGTVTQLPIALAYDTRMYSIPRPPDGIEDVPAMLSRLLEAHEIILGETRDAAARVAELGDDGTADVLVSQVIRTGETQVWFLAEHLVAPQTDQR; this is encoded by the coding sequence ATGTCCAGCCAGCCTCGTCTGCACCAGCGAAGCGCGGAGACCCAGCAGTTCGGGACCGTCACCCAGCTGCCCATCGCGTTGGCCTATGACACCCGGATGTACTCCATCCCGCGGCCCCCTGACGGGATCGAGGACGTCCCGGCGATGCTGTCGCGGCTGCTCGAAGCCCACGAGATCATCCTCGGCGAGACCCGCGACGCGGCTGCCCGTGTCGCGGAACTGGGCGACGACGGAACCGCGGACGTGCTGGTTTCACAAGTCATCCGCACCGGCGAGACCCAAGTGTGGTTCCTCGCCGAGCACCTGGTCGCCCCACAGACCGACCAGCGCTGA
- a CDS encoding alpha/beta hydrolase: MSENTPAAPLLEPEAQAFVEATANPPYLSDLGPVEGRKAVDEVQSGEIAKPAVDEEWITVSGGPTGSVPVRIVKPAGSTGTLPVIIYIHGAGWVFGNAHTHDRLVRELAVGAGAAVVFPEYSLSPEVRYPVAIEQNYAVARWVVTDGASKGLDASRIAVAGDSVGGNMTAALTLMAKERGDRPLVQQVLFYPVTDASFDTGSYHQFAEGYFLRRDGMQWFWDQYTTDPAQRAEITASPLRATTEQLAGLPPALVITGEADVLRDEGEAYANKLRAAGVPVTAVRFQGIIHDFVMLNTLRSTNAAQGAITLAVQTLRAALHPAA, translated from the coding sequence ATGTCCGAGAACACCCCGGCCGCACCGCTGCTGGAACCCGAGGCCCAGGCTTTCGTGGAGGCCACCGCGAACCCGCCCTACCTGTCCGACCTCGGCCCGGTCGAGGGCCGCAAGGCTGTGGACGAGGTCCAGTCCGGCGAGATCGCCAAGCCGGCCGTCGACGAGGAGTGGATCACCGTGTCCGGCGGGCCGACCGGCTCGGTACCGGTCCGGATCGTCAAGCCCGCCGGCAGTACCGGCACCCTGCCGGTGATCATCTACATCCACGGCGCGGGCTGGGTGTTCGGCAACGCCCACACCCACGACCGGCTGGTCCGCGAGCTGGCCGTCGGCGCCGGCGCGGCCGTCGTCTTCCCCGAGTACTCGCTCTCGCCCGAGGTGCGCTACCCGGTGGCCATCGAGCAGAACTACGCCGTCGCCCGCTGGGTCGTGACCGACGGCGCGAGCAAGGGCCTGGACGCCTCCCGCATCGCGGTGGCCGGCGACAGCGTCGGCGGCAACATGACCGCCGCCCTCACCCTGATGGCCAAGGAGCGCGGCGACCGCCCGCTGGTGCAGCAAGTGCTGTTCTACCCGGTGACCGACGCGAGTTTCGACACCGGCTCCTACCACCAGTTCGCCGAAGGCTACTTCCTGCGCCGCGACGGCATGCAGTGGTTCTGGGACCAGTACACGACCGACCCCGCGCAGCGCGCCGAGATCACCGCCTCACCGCTGCGGGCCACGACCGAGCAACTGGCCGGGCTGCCGCCGGCGCTGGTCATCACTGGCGAGGCCGACGTGCTCCGCGACGAGGGCGAGGCGTACGCGAACAAGCTGCGCGCCGCCGGAGTCCCGGTGACCGCCGTGCGGTTCCAGGGCATCATCCACGACTTCGTCATGCTCAACACCCTGCGTTCCACCAATGCCGCGCAGGGCGCCATCACGTTGGCCGTGCAGACCCTGCGCGCCGCACTGCACCCGGCCGCCTGA
- a CDS encoding helix-turn-helix domain-containing protein encodes MLLRAQWQRTRFSTEECAFEDPVRSLCRVVSRVYGDAEVTARDPRSFTASLTAEWYGAVQVVTEESAPMAITRAAENVAGDVRRHIMARLQITGEALLTQDGRSARLRPGSLALYDAGRPFKVASSVCQRAHVLVMPRALLRLDEPSIRTITATAIAGVGEDAGADADDPGARLPVLATGLIQEIADAAPALREPLARAAADVIGSAVAEHVSGNRRAAADPRQVLLDRVKASIEDRLGDPDLNPQDIADQHHVSLRYLHLLFQREGTTVNGWIRERRLESARRDLSAPDARRRSVAAVAARWGFVNASHFSRAFRESFGVPPVQWRSHGRALTGVAPCIAGQNLGRAET; translated from the coding sequence GTGTTACTGCGTGCTCAGTGGCAGCGCACCCGCTTCTCCACTGAGGAGTGTGCGTTCGAAGATCCCGTCAGGTCCTTGTGCCGTGTCGTGTCCCGCGTGTACGGGGACGCGGAGGTGACGGCGCGGGATCCACGCTCGTTCACGGCCTCCCTGACCGCCGAATGGTATGGCGCAGTACAGGTCGTCACCGAGGAGTCCGCGCCCATGGCGATCACGCGCGCCGCCGAAAACGTTGCTGGCGACGTACGCCGGCACATCATGGCCCGACTCCAGATCACCGGCGAGGCCTTGCTGACGCAGGATGGCCGGTCGGCGCGCCTGCGTCCCGGGTCCCTGGCCCTGTACGACGCCGGGCGGCCGTTCAAGGTCGCCTCCTCGGTTTGCCAGCGCGCCCACGTCCTGGTGATGCCACGGGCCCTGCTGCGGCTGGACGAGCCGTCGATCCGGACGATCACGGCCACGGCGATCGCCGGTGTCGGCGAAGACGCCGGCGCTGACGCCGATGACCCGGGGGCCCGGCTGCCGGTTCTGGCGACCGGCCTGATCCAGGAGATCGCCGACGCCGCCCCGGCCTTGCGCGAACCACTCGCCCGGGCGGCAGCCGACGTCATCGGATCGGCAGTGGCCGAACACGTCAGCGGCAACCGGCGCGCCGCCGCAGACCCGCGGCAGGTACTCCTGGACCGCGTCAAGGCCTCCATCGAGGACCGGCTGGGCGATCCCGACCTGAATCCCCAGGACATCGCCGATCAGCACCATGTTTCCCTTCGCTATCTCCACCTGCTCTTCCAGCGAGAGGGCACGACGGTGAACGGCTGGATTCGCGAACGCAGGCTCGAAAGCGCGCGCCGTGACCTGTCGGCGCCCGATGCTCGCCGCCGGTCGGTGGCCGCCGTCGCGGCACGCTGGGGGTTCGTCAACGCCTCGCATTTCAGCCGGGCGTTCCGCGAGTCCTTCGGGGTGCCTCCTGTGCAATGGCGAAGCCATGGCCGTGCACTGACTGGCGTCGCTCCGTGCATCGCCGGACAAAACCTCGGACGTGCCGAAACCTAG